In Phyllopteryx taeniolatus isolate TA_2022b chromosome 1, UOR_Ptae_1.2, whole genome shotgun sequence, the following proteins share a genomic window:
- the LOC133471499 gene encoding amphoterin-induced protein 3-like, protein MISRLSVFLLSVLLSLLSPTKETCPSMCLCTSDIVSCSSSGLTKIPKSLPSFSITLDVSHNQISWLGPGSFSKLSRLETLWMAHNQISSLAYGAFQNASSLRYLDLSSNKLQRVEQHYFQGLWRLEELILFNNKITQVEAGALMGLSSLKKAYFSLNQITQFPFFSIQDRSHPFLTMLDLSSNRITHLPLQDVKALPGLVQRGLFLHNNSLICDCSMYSMFWHWDLRGYDSQRDFTDQHTCSIYGDPRASIQFLRHTRFFNNCTVERVVSLPVTVLLSKVLVSEGQRVHLDCHTSLSSANLSFTWFSPSQGHITQSNVDETPLTLFANGTLEIQTAKVNDSGLYVCTAVDIKNALNTTREINVTVLLPEVESFSTGYTTLLGCVVTMVLILIYLYLTPCRCSCCKQPNPPVIPTATYQPENPAAIFSPCAGGHIDKHAEFIQPMLIDTSNALHSSPSSKRASLQWDYFSKVRFDQLPYDP, encoded by the exons ATGATCTCCAGACTCAGTGTCTTTCTTCTCTCGGTGCTCCTCAGTCTCCTCTCCCCCACCAAGGAGACCTGCCCATCCATGTGTCTCTGCACATCAGACATAGTGAGCTGCAGCTCCAGTGGTCTCACCAAGATCCCCAAGTCACTGCCCTCTTTCTCCATCACCCTCGATGTCAGTCACAACCAAATATCCTGGCTTGGTCCGGGGAGCTTCAGCAAACTGTCCAGACTGGAAACCCTCTGGATGGCCCACAACCAGATCAGTAGCTTAGCCTACGGGGCATTCCAGAATGCCTCAAGCCTAAGATATCTTGACCTGTCTTCCAACAAGCTCCAAAGGGTTGAGCAGCACTATTTCCAAGGACTGTGGAGGCTGGAGGAGCTCATTCTTTTCAACAATAAAATCACACAGGTAGAAGCTGGCGCACTGATGGGTCTGAGCAGCTTGAAGAAGGCCTACTTCAGCCTCAACCAGATCACACAATTCCCATTTTTCTCCATCCAAGACCGCAGCCACCCTTTCCTGACCATGCTGGATCTCTCATCCAACCGTATAACTCATCTGCCGTTGCAGGATGTGAAAGCATTGCCGGGATTGGTGCAGCGGGGGCTGTTCCTTCATAACAACTCCCTAATTTGCGACTGCTCCATGTACAGCATGTTCTGGCACTGGGATCTCAGAGGGTATGACTCGCAGAGGGATTTCACAGACCAACACACCTGCAGCATCTACGGGGACCCTCGAGCATCAATCCAGTTCCTGCGACACACTCGCTTTTTCAACAACTGCACCGTGGAAAGAGTCGTGTCACTGCCGGTGACAGTGCTCCTCTCCAAGGTGTTGGTTTCAGAGGGACAAAGGGTGCATCTGGACTGCCACACATCCCTGAGTAGCGCCAATCTCTCATTTACATGGTTTTCCCCCAGCCAGGGGCACATCACGCAGTCCAACGTCGATGAAACTCCACTGACCTTGTTTGCTAATGGTACTTTGGAGATCCAAACAGCCAAGGTCAATGACTCGGGCCTGTACGTGTGTACAGCGGTGGATATTAAAAATGCACTGAATACAACCAGagaaataaatgtgacagtgCTTTTGCCTGAAGTGGAGTCATTCAGTACAGGTTACACAACACTGCTGGGCTGCGTGGTGACTATGGTCCTCATCCTCATATACCTTTACCTCACCCCATGTCGATGCAGCTGCTGTAAACAGCCCAACCCTCCAGTTATCCCCACTGCAACATACCAACCGGAGAATCCAGCGGCCATTTTCTCCCCATGTGCAGGAGGCCACATTGACAAGCATGCAGAATTTATCCAGCCTATGTTGATTGA TACGAGCAATGCTCTGCACTCGTCCCCTTCATCCAAACGCGCATCTCTTCAGTGGGACTACTTCAGCAAGGTCCGATTTGATCAGCTCCCTTATGATCCCTGA